The Scomber japonicus isolate fScoJap1 chromosome 9, fScoJap1.pri, whole genome shotgun sequence genome includes a region encoding these proteins:
- the LOC128364420 gene encoding nuclear factor 7, brain-like: protein MAESDALLERFLSCHVCSETFRDPVSLSCSHSFCSSCLQKFWEQAKNKNCPICKRKSSKDNPHVNFSLKELADSFAGRQKAGSSETEKGERKVEVVCSKHQEEPKLFCKDEQRAVCPVCEFSLHHGHKVVPVEQAVSDLKDQLKSDLKSLQDKRDKYKQVEKTYNEMIQHSKKQLLSTEKQIRAEFNKLHQFLKEEEESRLAALREEEEQKGKTMITEMKRIQEQISSLSDSISAVEEDLQKHNVSFLSSYKPTQTRARAQSSLSDPQLVSGALIDEAKHLGNLSFRVWEKMKEKVHFSPVILDPTTASRSLYLSYDLSSVRQGDTYQQLPDNPERNTNGPNILGSEGFSSGKHSWEVEVGDHPSWNVGLTKESVDRKGKVLVSPDYGIWCLWHGDGKYTNGCSKTVTEKKSLQRIRVQLDYDRGEVSFYDPEDETHIYTHRDTFTEELFPYFSIGPAGDAKTTDIKICQTEISL from the coding sequence ATGGCTGAGAGTGATGCTCTTCTTGAACGTTTCCTGAGCTGCCATGTGTGTTCAGAGACTTTCAGAGATCCTGTGTCTCTGAGCtgcagccacagcttctgtTCAAGCTGTCTGCAAAAATTCTGGGAacaagctaaaaacaaaaactgtcccatttgtaaaagaaaatcttCAAAGGATAATCCACATGTGAACTTTTCATTGAAGGAACTAGCTGACTCATTTGCTGGGAGACAGAAAGCTGGATCAtctgagacagaaaaaggagaaaggaaggtggaggtggtgtgtAGCAAACATCAAGAAGAGCCTAAATTGTTCTGTAAAGATGAACAgagagctgtgtgtcctgtctgTGAGTTTTCTCTCCACCACGGTCACAAGGTGGTTCCTGTAGAACAAGCAGTCAGTGACCTGAAGGACCAGCTGAAATCTGACTTAAAGTCTCTACAGGACAAGAGggacaaatacaaacaagtggagaaaacatacaatgaaatgattcaACACTCCAAGAAGCAGCTGTTGTCCACAGAGAAGCAGATCAGAGCAGAGTTCAACAAGCTCCACCAGTtcctgaaagaggaagaggagtccagactggcagctctgagggaggaagaggagcagaaggggAAGACTATGAtcacagagatgaagaggaTTCAGGAGcagatctcctctctgtcagacagtatctctgctgttgaagaagacctgcagaaacacaacgtGTCATTCCTCAGCAGTTATAAACCCACTCAGACCAGAGCCAGAGCCCAGAGCTCACTGTCAGATCCACAGCTGGTCTCAGGAGCGCTGATAGAtgaggccaaacacctgggcaacctgtcCTTCAGAGTCtgggagaagatgaaggagaaggtcCACTTCAGTCCTGTCATTCTGGACCCAACCACTGCATCCCGCAGTCTCTATCTGTCTTATGATCTGAGCAGTGTGAGACAAGGAGACACATATCAGCAGCTccctgataatccagagagaAACACTAATGGTCCCAATATtctgggctctgagggcttcAGCTCAGGGAAACACAgctgggaggtggaggtgggagacCATCCTAGCTGGAATGTGGGTTTGACTAAAGAGTCAGTTGACAGGAAGGGAAAGGTACTTGTTTCACCAGACTATGGAATCTGGTGTTTATGGCATGGTGATGGAAAATACACTAATGGTTGTAGTAAGACTGtcacagagaagaagagtctccagaggatcagagtccAGCTGGACTATGACAGGGGGGAGGTGTCCTTCTACGACCCTGAAGACGAGACTCACATCTACACTCACAGAGACACTTTCACTGAGGAACTCTTCCCTTATTTCAGTATTGGACCAGCTGGTGATGCTAAAACCACTGATATCAAAATCTGTCAAACTGAGATTTCTCTGTGA
- the LOC128364430 gene encoding nuclear factor 7, brain-like: protein MAEKALLRSYLSCHVCSETFRDPVSLSCGHSFCSSCLQKFWEQAKNKNCPICKRKSSKDNPLVIFSLKELADSFARIQKAGSSETEKGEKEVEVVCSKHQEEPKLFCKDEQRAVCTVCDFPHQKDHNVVPVEQAVSELKDQLESDLKPLQDKRDKYKQVEKTYNEMIEHSKKQLLSTEKQIRAEFNKLHQFLKEEEESRLAALREEEEQKGETMSRAMKRIQEQIFSLSDSISAVKEDLQKHNASFLSSYKATQSRARAQSSLSDPQLVSGALIDEAKHLGNLSFRVWEKMKEKVHFSPVILDPNTAHCCLYLSDDLTSVRQGDTKQQLPDNPERHTKYANVLGSEGFSSGKHSWEVEVGDHPDWSVGLDKESVDRKGERFASPENGIWCLVHCSGKYINGLSKTVTEKKSLQRIRVQLDYDRGEVSFYDPEDKTLIYTYRDTFTEKLFPYFSIGKSGDAKTTDIKICQTEISL from the coding sequence atggctGAGAAAGCTCTTCTCCGAAGTTACTTGAGCTGCCATGTGTGTTCAGAGACTTTCAGAGATCCTGTGTCTCTGAGCTGCGGCCACAGCTTCTGTTCAAGCTGTCTGCAAAAATTCTGGGAacaagctaaaaacaaaaactgtcccatttgtaaaagaaaatccTCCAAAGACAATCCTTTGGTGATCTTTTCACTGAAGGAACTAGCTGACTCATTTGCTAGGATACAGAAAGCTGGATCAtctgagacagaaaaaggagaaaaggaggtggaggtggtgtgtAGCAAACATCAAGAAGAGCCTAAATTGTTTTGTAAAGATGAACAGAGAGCTGTGTGTACCGTCTGTGATTTTCCTCACCAAAAAGATCACAATGTGGTTCCTGTAGAACAAGCAGTCAGTGAACTGAAGGACCAGCTGGAATCTGACTTGAAGCCTCTACAGGACAAGAGggacaaatacaaacaagtggagaaaacatacaatgaaatgattgaaCACTCCAAGAAGCAGCTGTTGTCCACAGAGAAGCAGATCAGAGCAGAGTTCAACAAGCTCCACCAGTtcctgaaagaggaagaggagtccagactggcagctctgagggaggaagaggagcagaaggggGAGACTATGAGCAGAGCGATGAAGAGGATTCAGGAGCAGATCTtctctctgtcagacagtaTCTCTGCTGTTAAAGaagacctgcagaaacacaacgcGTCATTCCTCAGCAGTTATAAAGCCACTCAGAGCAGAGCCAGAGCCCAGAGCTCACTGTCAGATCCACAGCTGGTCTCAGGAGCGCTGATAGAtgaggccaaacacctgggcaacctgtcCTTCAGAGTCtgggagaagatgaaggagaaggtcCACTTCAGTCCTGTCATTCTGGACCCAAACACTGCACATTgctgtctctatctgtctgatgatctgaccagtgtgagacagggagacacaaagcagcagctccctgataatccagagagaCACACTAAGTATGCCAATGTtctgggctctgagggcttcAGCTCAGGGAAACACAgctgggaggtggaggtgggagacCATCCTGACTGGTCTGTGGGTTTGGATAAAGAGTCAGTTGACAGGAAGGGAGAGCGATTTGCTTCACCAGAAAATGGAATCTGGTGTTTAGTTCATTGCAGTGGAAAATACATTAATGGTCTTAGTAAGACTGtcacagagaagaagagtctccagaggatcagagtccAGCTGGACTATGACAGGGGGGAGGTGTCCTTCTACGACCCTGAAGACAAGACGCTCATCTACACTTACAGAGACactttcactgagaaactcttccCTTATTTCAGTATTGGAAAGTCTGGTGATGCTAAAACCACTGACATCAAAATCTGTCAAACTGAGATTTCTCTGTGA